One stretch of Pirellulales bacterium DNA includes these proteins:
- a CDS encoding adenine phosphoribosyltransferase: protein MTMASTGVHLPDYIRAIPDFPKPGILFRDITPLLASAEAFHETIAQLAGHYRDVGIHAVAAAEARGFLFAAPLALELGVGFVPVRKPGKLPFDTHAFHYDLEYGTDTLEMHIDGVSSGQNVLLVDDLLATGGTMQACCQLVEYSGAKVIGCAFVIELLALKGAARLAPHPTFSLVQYS, encoded by the coding sequence ATGACAATGGCGTCGACCGGGGTTCATCTGCCCGATTACATCCGGGCCATTCCCGACTTTCCCAAGCCGGGCATTTTGTTTCGCGACATCACGCCGCTTTTGGCTTCCGCGGAAGCGTTCCACGAGACGATCGCACAATTGGCGGGCCACTACCGCGACGTGGGGATCCATGCCGTGGCCGCGGCCGAGGCCCGGGGGTTCTTGTTCGCCGCGCCGCTGGCGTTGGAATTGGGCGTCGGCTTCGTTCCGGTGCGCAAGCCCGGCAAATTGCCCTTCGACACGCACGCCTTCCACTACGATTTGGAATACGGCACCGACACGCTCGAGATGCACATCGACGGTGTGTCGTCGGGTCAAAACGTGTTGCTCGTCGACGATCTCTTGGCCACCGGCGGCACGATGCAAGCCTGTTGCCAACTGGTCGAGTATTCCGGCGCGAAAGTGATCGGCTGCGCCTTCGTGATCGAACTTTTGGCCCTGAAAGGCGCCGCCCGGCTGGCCCCGCACCCGACCTTCAGCTTGGTGCAATATTCCTAG